The window CCGTCATGATGGCGCCGGAGAGCGCGCTGATGGCGCTGATGGCCTGCTACCTCGCCGCCTTCGCGGTGGACATGCAGGCGGTGAAGAAGGGGCTGCTGCCGCTGTGGTATCTCAGCCTGCGCCGGGTGCTGACGACCGGCGCCTTCCTCTGCCTCGGTGCCACATTACTCAGGCTGGGCTAGGGGCTGGGCTGACCTTGCCTTGACGCGCCCCCGCGCGCTATTACCGATGGAAAGCCCGGCGAACGGGTATATCGGGGATGCAACACGGGAGGCGGAGATGCAGTTTCTGGTCATTGCCTATGACGGCACCGACGATCTGGCGCTGGCGCGGCGCCTGGCTGTACGCGAGAAGCATCTGGAAGGCTGGTACAAGCTGGTGGCCGACGGGCACGGCATCACCGGCGGCGCCATCCTCGACGAGGAAGGCAAGATGATCGGCTCCTCCGCGCTGCTGGAGTTCCCCGACCGCGCCGCCTTCGACAACTGGCTGAAGAACGATCCCTACGTCACCGGCGATGTCTGGCGCGACATCACCGTGCACCCCTTCCGCGTCGCGCCCACCACCAAGAGCTGAGCGACCATGACCGATACTCCCCCCTCCGAAACGCCCCTGTGGCAGCCCTCGGCCGACCGCATCGCGCAGGCGAACGTCACCTGCTTCATGGCCGCGCTGGAGAAACGCCACGGCGTGAAGGCCGGGGATTTCCGGGGACTGTGGCGCTGGTCGGTGGAGAACAGCGCGGAATTCTGGGACCTGATCTGGGATTATTGCGGCGTGATCGGCGAGAAGGGCGGGCGCATCCTGATCGACGAGGACAGGATGCCCGGCGCGCAGTTCTTCCCCGATGCGAAGCTGAATTTCGCCGAGAATTTGCTGCGCAAGAATGACGACAGCGACGCCATCGTGTTCTGGGGCGAGGACAAGGTGAAGCGCCGCCTGTCCTGGCGCGACCTCAACGAAGCCGTCTCCCGGCTGGCGCAGGCGCTGAAGGCAGAAGGCGTGACCCAGGGCGACCGGGTGGCGGCCTATATGCCGAACCTGCCGGAAACCGTGATCGCCATGCTGGCGGCCAGCTCGCTGGGAGCGACCTTCACCAGCGCCTCCCCGGATTTCGGCGTGCAGGGCGTGCTCGACCGGTTCGGCCAGACCGAGCCGAAGGTACTGATCGCGGTTGAGGGCTATCACTATAACGGCAAGGTCATCGACTGCCTGGCGAAGCTGCGCGAGGTGGCGGCCCAACTGCCGACCGTGCAGCGCGTGGTGGTCGTGCCCTATGCCCGCGAGGCGATGGATTTGAGCGGCATCGACCGGGCCACCCCCTATGCCGACTATGTCGCGCCCTATCAGCCGAAAGCGCTGGAGTTCGTTCGGGTGCCGTTCAACCACCCGCTCTATATCCTCTATTCGTCGGGCACCACGGGCGTGCCGAAATGCATCATGCACGGCACCGGCGGCACGCTGCTGCAGCATCTGAAGGAATTGCAGCTGCACAGCGACGTGAAGCCGGGCGACCGGGTGTTCTACTTCACCACCTGCGGCTGGATGATGTGGAACTGGCTGGTCAGCGCGTTGGCCTGCGAGGCGACGCTGCTGCTCTATGACGGATCGCCCTTCTACCCCGACGCCCGCATCCTGTTCGACTATGCCGATGCCGAGGGCATGACGCTGTTCGGCACGAGCGCGAAATATATCGACGCGGTGCTGAAGAGCGGCCTCGTCCCGCGCGAGACGCATTCGCTGAAGAGCGTGCGGGCGATGACCTCAACCGGCTCGCCGCTCTCGCCGGAAGGCTTCGACTTCGTCTATGCCGGCATCAAGCCGGATATCTGCCTGTCCTCGATCTCCGGCGGCACCGACATCGTGTCCTGCTTCGTGCTGGGCAACCCCATCGGCCCGGTCTGGCGCGGCGAGATCCAGACCCGCGGCCTCGGCATGGCGGTCGATGTGTTCGACGATGAGGGCCAGCCGTTGCGCGAACAGAAGGGCGAGCTGGTCTGCACCAAGCCCTTCCCCTGTATGCCCATCGGCTTCTGGAACGATCCCGATGGCGCGAAATACCGCGCCGCCTATTTCGAGAGCTTCCCGAACATCTGGTGCCATGGCGATTTCGTCGAGCTGACGAAGCATGACGGCATGATCATCTATGGCCGCTCCGACGCCACGCTGAACCCTGGCGGGGTGCGCATCGGCACGGCGGAAATCTACCGCCAGGTGGAAAAGCTGCCGGAAGTGCTGGAGAGCATCGTCATCGGCCAGGACTGGGACAGCGATGTGCGCGTCGTGCTGTTCGTGCGGCTGCGCGACGGGGTGACGCTGGATGAGGAGCTGGAAAAGCGCATTCGCCAGCAAATCCGTTCGGGCGCCACGCCGCGCCATGTACCGGCGAAGATCGTGCAGGTCGCCGACATCCCGCGCACCAAGAGCGGCAAGATCGTCGAACTGGCGGTGCGCAACGTGGTGCATGGCCGGCCCATCAAGAATATCGAGGCGCTGGCCAACCCGGAGGCGCTGGAGCTCTACCGCGACCGCCCGGAACTGGCGGACTAGCGGGAGCCATTTTAAGCCGTTCCCTGTTTCACTGACCGTCGGTTCTCACAGACCGTCACGTTCTCTCGGGCCGTCACATTCTCTCGGACCGTCACCCCCGCATTTATTGCGGGGGTCCAGGCTTCCGTTTGCTGGATCATCGGCCGAGCAGGCTGAACCCTGGATTCCCGCAACAAGTGCGGGAATGACATTCTTGAGTAAATACCGGCGCATTCCAGCACCCGTCTTTCCTAGGGCAATACCTCCCCGGTTGCCGATTATGCCGGCAAGCCAATATCATAGGGGGAACCGGAGCCCTGGACGGGACAGCGGATGGCAGCGAGCGAACAGCGATACGGGCAGATGCGGGGCGGTAAGGAACCGCCCGAGCCGCTGACCCAGGAAGATATCGTCCGCCAGCTCGACGCCGCGATCCTGGAGCATCTGGACTGGATGCTGCGCTGGAACCGCTCTGCCGTGTGCAAGGTGCAGCCGGCCGGCGACATTACCTCCGAACACGCGCATTTCCTGTGCGGCTTCGGCAACTGGTACGATCTGCATCAGCATGATCCGCTGGTCGCCCAGCCCGCCTTCGAGGCGCTGGCGCTGGCGCATCGCGACCTGCACCGCAACGCCGCCTGGCTGGCCGCGCGCGCCTGGAAGGACGCGAAGATCCCGGTCGAGGAATATGACGTGCTGGTGGAGAAGGTGACTCGCTTCACCGACCTGGCGCGCAAGCTGCTGAAGGCGTTCCAAAAGGTCGCCTCCGACCTCGACCCGCTGACCGGGGCGCACACCCGCCAGACCATGACCAAGGAGCTGATGCGCGAGCGCGAGCGGTCCTTGCGTAGCGGTAAGCCCTGCATGGTTGCGATGGGTGACCTCGACCACTTCAAGAAGGTGAACGACACTTACGGCCACCAGGCCGGCGACATGGTGCTGCGGCTGGTCGCCGCCGCCTTCCTGGAGGCGCTGCGCCCCTATGACCGGCTCTATCGCTATGGCGGCGAGGAGTTCCTGTTCTGCCTGCCGGATGTCTCGGCGGAGGCGGCGAAGCAGGCGCTGGAGCGGCTGCGCCGCCGCATCGAGGAAATGCAGGTGCCGATCGGCGGCGGACGCACAATCCACGTCACCTGTTCCTTCGGCATTGCCGCCCTGTCCGGCGACAGCTCCGTGAAGACCGCGACGCAGCGCGCCGACGCGGCGCTCTATGCGGCGAAGGAAGCCGGCCGCAACCGGGTCATCGCCTGGACGCCCGATATCGGCTGAAGCCGGTCAGAAATCCGTCACCCGGCCCTTGAAGGCCCAGTCGCCATAGCGCGTCGGCTCCGGCCCGGCCGGCCCGCCAATCTCCTTCGGCATGTCCTCAGGCTTGGGGGCCGTCTTGGCGGCTGCGGGCGGTACCTTGCCGCTCTCCAGCTTGCGCTCGCGGAAGGCCGGCTTGGGGGTCTGGTCAGGCTTGTTCTCGGTCATTGCCCTTATATGGCGCAGGGATGCGCAGCCGCCAAGTCTTGAGGGGCAAGTCTTGAAGCGCGTGCCTTTGCTGCGCATTTATCATCGGCTTCAGATGTATTCCCGCAATCGGGCGGGATCGGTTGAAAGGACGGGTTTCCGACGATGGGTTTCACGCGCACCGCGATCTTGATGGCCGGGCTGACCGCGCTGTTCCTCGGCATCGGCTTCATGCTGGGCGGCGAGGGCGGCATGCTGATCGCGCTTGCCTTCGCGGCGGCGACCAACCTGTTCGCCTACTGGAATTCCGACAAGATGGTACTGCGCATGTACGGCGCCCGCGAGGCGACGCGGGAGAGCCAGCCCTGGCTGTTCGACATTGTCGCCCGCATGGCGGAGCGCGCCAGCCTGCCAATGCCGCGCGTCTATATCATCGAAACCGACCAGCCCAACGCCTTCGCCACCGGCCGCAACCCGGAGAACGCCGCCGTCGCCGTGACCACCGGCCTGATGCGCGTGCTGTCGCCGGAAGAGGTCGCGGGTGTGCTGGCGCATGAGCTGGCACATGTGAAGAGCCGCGACACGCTGATCATGACGGTGACCG is drawn from Oceanibaculum indicum P24 and contains these coding sequences:
- a CDS encoding YciI family protein, translated to MQFLVIAYDGTDDLALARRLAVREKHLEGWYKLVADGHGITGGAILDEEGKMIGSSALLEFPDRAAFDNWLKNDPYVTGDVWRDITVHPFRVAPTTKS
- a CDS encoding acetoacetate--CoA ligase, whose protein sequence is MTDTPPSETPLWQPSADRIAQANVTCFMAALEKRHGVKAGDFRGLWRWSVENSAEFWDLIWDYCGVIGEKGGRILIDEDRMPGAQFFPDAKLNFAENLLRKNDDSDAIVFWGEDKVKRRLSWRDLNEAVSRLAQALKAEGVTQGDRVAAYMPNLPETVIAMLAASSLGATFTSASPDFGVQGVLDRFGQTEPKVLIAVEGYHYNGKVIDCLAKLREVAAQLPTVQRVVVVPYAREAMDLSGIDRATPYADYVAPYQPKALEFVRVPFNHPLYILYSSGTTGVPKCIMHGTGGTLLQHLKELQLHSDVKPGDRVFYFTTCGWMMWNWLVSALACEATLLLYDGSPFYPDARILFDYADAEGMTLFGTSAKYIDAVLKSGLVPRETHSLKSVRAMTSTGSPLSPEGFDFVYAGIKPDICLSSISGGTDIVSCFVLGNPIGPVWRGEIQTRGLGMAVDVFDDEGQPLREQKGELVCTKPFPCMPIGFWNDPDGAKYRAAYFESFPNIWCHGDFVELTKHDGMIIYGRSDATLNPGGVRIGTAEIYRQVEKLPEVLESIVIGQDWDSDVRVVLFVRLRDGVTLDEELEKRIRQQIRSGATPRHVPAKIVQVADIPRTKSGKIVELAVRNVVHGRPIKNIEALANPEALELYRDRPELAD
- a CDS encoding diguanylate cyclase; the protein is MAASEQRYGQMRGGKEPPEPLTQEDIVRQLDAAILEHLDWMLRWNRSAVCKVQPAGDITSEHAHFLCGFGNWYDLHQHDPLVAQPAFEALALAHRDLHRNAAWLAARAWKDAKIPVEEYDVLVEKVTRFTDLARKLLKAFQKVASDLDPLTGAHTRQTMTKELMRERERSLRSGKPCMVAMGDLDHFKKVNDTYGHQAGDMVLRLVAAAFLEALRPYDRLYRYGGEEFLFCLPDVSAEAAKQALERLRRRIEEMQVPIGGGRTIHVTCSFGIAALSGDSSVKTATQRADAALYAAKEAGRNRVIAWTPDIG
- a CDS encoding succinate dehydrogenase assembly factor 4, translating into MTENKPDQTPKPAFRERKLESGKVPPAAAKTAPKPEDMPKEIGGPAGPEPTRYGDWAFKGRVTDF
- the htpX gene encoding zinc metalloprotease HtpX, giving the protein MGFTRTAILMAGLTALFLGIGFMLGGEGGMLIALAFAAATNLFAYWNSDKMVLRMYGAREATRESQPWLFDIVARMAERASLPMPRVYIIETDQPNAFATGRNPENAAVAVTTGLMRVLSPEEVAGVLAHELAHVKSRDTLIMTVTATVAGAVSMLANFALFFGNNRNNPLGIVGTILVMVLAPMAAMLVQMAISRSREYEADRVGAEICGRPLWLASALRKIEQAAQVIDNNPAESNPATAHMFIINPLHAHAVDGLFTTHPKTAERIRRLEEMAGQKLAAAAGPWG